A single region of the Amphiura filiformis chromosome 7, Afil_fr2py, whole genome shotgun sequence genome encodes:
- the LOC140157323 gene encoding uncharacterized protein, which translates to MTDQDICLSPAKDKALIFRINENGPDALREVLLERGWEEFIEDEHDEHEWNMWWRSSRFRNSEYDDIMPWQRLNHFPKTFAITRKDMLARNMRRMRGVYGASVYNFTPLAFNLPNDYTKFVAEYTRSVNQQQEEQHEANAAGETALAKRDLWICKPADLSRGRGIFIFKDLNELTYDCAAVAQKYITNPLLIGGYKFDLRIYVLITSFLPLNIYVYQEGLVRFSTEKFDITSFDNLFAHLTNTSINKLSPGYTMDKERVGPGCKWTLSTLRNYFHQQNIDYDVVWQRINNIIIWTLLAQATSVPKVNHCFELFGFDILLDDNLKPWLLEVNFCPALSLDVAIDYTVKKPLLNDLIELLDFKESDAERGGEQYNRLTKLKHLHAFGKKGTGSRNKMQSSRAPGRKPGGSPSKTSLRGKPAASTSKTSLPTKSNAQKGQNKNATHLKTASRNSSMSSIHSSSRSLSSDSIGRSKKRSIKSSSSNDDMCDDDDDDDEVAAVCAKSSSESKLNESFASGVPPERRSRLSLPPRRVTSQIGLPNIRAGSLDSIALPSVQESRKQLQGRHDAMRQRKDENKNANSPARGGRAATRSLNLNKSPSRQDQSGSRNKTVGQSKSKLPQTLKGRPQPYFGRSASDLAKPTRDSSRQNTTQSRNQNDSKTGTANTAIQIRSTQYQQSSTGDSKLPGSKTKQPRDGSEPRTLKQPPYQERKKAEATTAKNANPPARVGDFVLTFPFNDATRRANFPSLDIRTIIRETQKQLRRTICKATSTRKRVTTTTAFKVPVNKGVLRNTSRVPVLQTVPSNNNARKVTIQC; encoded by the coding sequence ATGACCGACCAGGATATTTGTCTGTCTCCGGCCAAAGACAAGGCACTTATCTTTCGTATTAACGAAAATGGTCCAGATGCACTGCGAGAGGTTCTGTTGGAGCGAGGATGGGAGGAGTTCATCGAAGACGAACACGATGAGCATGAGTGGAACATGTGGTGGCGCTCCAGCCGTTTCCGCAATTCGGAATACGACGATATCATGCCCTGGCAGCGACTTAATCACTTCCCAAAGACTTTTGCTATCACGAGAAAAGACATGCTGGCACGCAATATGCGGCGCATGCGTGGAGTGTATGGCGCTTCGGTTTACAACTTCACTCCACTTGCTTTTAATCTGCCGAATGATTACACCAAGTTTGTCGCTGAATACACACGATCCGTTAATCAGCAACAGGAGGAGCAGCACGAAGCGAACGCGGCTGGAGAAACGGCTTTGGCAAAACGAGATCTATGGATATGTAAGCCAGCCGATTTATCAAGAGGCCGGGGAATCTTCATCTTCAAAGATCTTAATGAACTGACTTACGACTGTGCTGCGGTAGCTCAAAAATACATCACCAATCCGTTACTCATTGGTGGGTACAAGTTTGATCTACGCATTTATGTTCTGATCACTAGCTTTCTTCCGCTGAATATCTACGTCTATCAAGAAGGTTTAGTACGCTTTTCCACCGAGAAGTTTGATATCACATCCTTTGATAATCTCTTCGCTCATCTGACAAATACCAGTATCAATAAGTTGAGTCCGGGCTATACAATGGATAAAGAAAGAGTCGGTCCTGGCTGTAAGTGGACTCTGTCAACCCTGCGTAACTATTTCCACCAGCAAAACATAGACTATGACGTTGTCTGGCAAAgaatcaacaacatcatcatttGGACTTTGCTAGCTCAAGCCACATCAGTGCCCAAAGTTAACCATTGCTTTGAGCTGTTCGGTTTTGATATCCTTCTCGATGACAACCTTAAGCCATGGCTTTTGGAAGTCAATTTCTGCCCAGCATTGAGTCTTGATGTTGCCATAGATTACACAGTCAAGAAGCCATTGTTGAATGACCTGATAGAGTTGCTAGATTTTAAGGAAAGTGATGCAGAGAGGGGCGGAGAGCAGTACAACCGGCTTACTAAACTGAAGCATTTGCACGCCTTTGGGAAGAAAGGCACAGGATCACGCAACAAGATGCAAAGTAGTAGAGCACCTGGCAGGAAGCCAGGAGGATCCCCTTCTAAGACGTCTCTTCGAGGAAAACCAGCAGCTTCCACGTCAAAGACAAGTCTACCAACAAAATCAAATGCTCAGAAGGGTCAAAATAAGAATGCAACGCATCTGAAAACAGCGTCTCGCAATTCATCTATGAGCAGCATACATTCATCATCAAGATCGCTATCAAGTGATAGCATCGGTAGATCTAAGAAGAGGTCAATCAAATCGTCATCCTCTAATGATGATAtgtgtgatgatgatgacgacgatgatgaagtTGCAGCAGTTTGTGCAAAGTCATCATCAGAAAGTAAGTTGAATGAGTCATTTGCAAGTGGTGTCCCACCTGAGAGAAGAAGTCGGTTGTCGCTACCTCCACGAAGAGTGACATCACAGATTGGTCTTCCAAACATCAGAGCAGGATCGTTGGATTCCATCGCGCTACCTAGCGTACAAGAGTCAAGGAAACAGCTGCAGGGCAGACATGATGCAATGAGACAGCGAAAGGATGAGAATAAAAATGCCAACAGCCCTGCCAGGGGAGGAAGGGCAGCAACAAGATCATTAAACCTCAACAAATCTCCCAGCAGGCAAGATCAATCGGGATCTCGCAATAAGACTGTCGGGCAAAGCAAAAGTAAACTACCCCAAACGTTGAAAGGTAGGCCTCAGCCGTATTTCGGGCGATCTGCGTCTGATCTAGCCAAACCAACGCGAGATAGTAGCAGACAAAATACAACTCAAAGTCGAAACCAAAATGACTCAAAAACGGGTACAGCTAATACAGCAATCCAGATCAGATCAACACAATATCAGCAGTCTTCTACGGGAGATTCTAAGCTTCCTGGGTCAAAGACAAAACAACCTCGAGATGGTTCAGAACCAAGAACACTCAAACAACCTCCTTATCAAGAAAGGAAGAAAGCAGAGGCAACCACCGCAAAGAACGCAAATCCACCGGCTAGAGTAGGTGATTTTGTCTTGACATTTCCATTCAATGACGCAACTCGGAGAGCTAATTTTCCTTCGCTAGATATACGGACTATTATCAGAGAAACTCAAAAGCAGTTGCGTAGGACAATTTGTAAAGCTACGTCAACACGAAAGCGAGTTACTACAACAACTGCTTTTAAGGTTCCTGTCAACAAAGGTGTTCTGAGGAACACAAGCAGAGTCCCTGTTCTTCAGACAGTACCATCAAATAACAATGCTAGGAAGGTAACAATTCAATGTTAA